In one window of Flavobacterium ginsengisoli DNA:
- a CDS encoding PAS domain-containing sensor histidine kinase, with protein MKSKTLQITLIYTIISIIMATICHKLLTTYFSSSEYQYLFLIKDIIFILITGLVFSFILSKNEKRNITIFEKLNKTNEEIKESNEKYDIVAKATSDTIWDWKIQEDSINWNKGIEGVFGYDPQEVGKTSKWWFDKIHPEDSIRMSIKLYSFIEQKTEKWQDQYRFRCADGTYKYVLDRGFLLKDENGRAIRMIGAIQDITKQKEEEQRLKLLETVITQSKDSILITEANSSDGKIPKIVYVNPAFSQMSGYQSNEIIGKSPNIFKGPKSDSDELKKLLRAIKNKEECLIETITYTKSKEEYWVRFSMIPIFNNEGMISHWISIQRDITDEKKLETEKEHLIRELTQNNKDLKQFSYITSHNLRAPLSNLIGLLNLIEDIPIENEELQEILAGFTKSTHLLNETINDLVKVIIIKDNPSMQKEEVSLKEVFENVFSQLSFQIELHKPIIKLKFDKVPELITNKAYIESILLNLLTNSIKYKSENRKLKISITAEQIEHRTILTFKDNGIGIDLERNRDKVFGLYQRFHNYPDSKGLGLYLVKSQVETMGGTISIDSEVNKGTTFTITFKN; from the coding sequence ATGAAAAGTAAAACTCTCCAAATTACTCTTATTTATACAATCATCTCGATAATTATGGCGACCATATGTCATAAATTACTCACAACCTACTTTTCTTCTTCTGAATATCAATATTTATTTTTAATAAAAGACATTATATTCATTCTAATCACAGGACTAGTTTTTAGTTTTATACTTTCAAAGAACGAAAAAAGAAACATAACCATCTTTGAAAAGTTAAACAAAACCAACGAAGAAATAAAAGAATCGAATGAGAAATATGACATTGTAGCAAAAGCAACAAGCGATACTATTTGGGACTGGAAAATTCAAGAGGACAGTATTAATTGGAACAAAGGAATTGAAGGTGTTTTTGGTTACGACCCACAAGAAGTAGGCAAAACTTCTAAATGGTGGTTTGACAAAATTCATCCGGAAGATAGTATCCGAATGTCAATAAAATTATATTCTTTCATAGAACAAAAAACAGAAAAATGGCAAGACCAATACCGTTTTAGATGTGCAGACGGAACATATAAGTACGTTTTGGATCGAGGTTTTTTATTAAAAGATGAAAACGGAAGAGCCATTAGAATGATTGGTGCAATCCAAGATATCACGAAACAAAAAGAAGAAGAGCAACGATTAAAGCTTTTAGAAACTGTAATTACTCAATCTAAAGATTCTATTTTAATTACCGAAGCCAATTCTTCTGACGGGAAAATACCAAAAATAGTTTATGTAAATCCTGCATTTTCTCAAATGTCTGGCTACCAGTCAAACGAAATTATCGGAAAATCGCCAAATATTTTCAAAGGACCAAAATCAGATTCAGACGAATTAAAAAAGCTTTTAAGGGCCATAAAAAACAAAGAGGAATGCTTGATCGAAACTATTACTTACACAAAAAGTAAAGAAGAATATTGGGTACGCTTTTCTATGATTCCTATTTTCAATAACGAAGGAATGATCTCGCACTGGATTTCGATTCAAAGAGATATTACTGACGAGAAAAAACTAGAAACAGAAAAAGAACATCTTATTCGAGAATTAACGCAAAACAATAAAGACTTAAAACAATTCTCTTATATCACATCTCATAACCTTAGAGCACCGCTTTCTAATTTAATCGGGCTATTAAACCTTATAGAAGACATTCCGATAGAAAATGAAGAACTACAAGAAATACTAGCAGGATTTACAAAATCGACTCATTTGTTAAATGAAACCATAAATGATTTAGTAAAAGTTATCATCATTAAAGACAACCCTTCAATGCAGAAAGAGGAGGTTTCTTTAAAAGAAGTTTTTGAAAATGTATTTAGCCAGCTTTCTTTTCAAATTGAATTACACAAACCAATAATCAAATTGAAATTCGACAAAGTTCCAGAACTTATTACAAACAAAGCTTACATTGAAAGTATTTTATTAAACCTGTTAACGAATTCCATCAAATACAAATCGGAAAATAGAAAACTAAAAATTTCTATTACAGCAGAACAAATAGAGCATAGAACAATCCTAACCTTTAAAGACAACGGAATAGGCATTGATTTGGAAAGAAATCGCGATAAAGTATTTGGACTTTATCAAAGATTCCACAATTACCCAGATAGTAAAGGATTAGGATTATATCTTGTAAAATCACAGGTGGAGACAATGGGAGGAACAATCTCTATCGACAGTGAAGTCAATAAAGGAACTACATTTACAATAACATTTAAAAATTAA
- the typA gene encoding translational GTPase TypA gives MESIRNIAIIAHVDHGKTTLVDKIMYHCQLFRENENTGDLILDNNDLERERGITITSKNVSVQYKGTKINIIDTPGHADFGGEVERVLNMADGVCLLVDAFEGPMPQTRFVLQKAIDLGLKPCVVINKVDKENCTPEEVHEKVFDLMFELGATEEQLDFPAVYGSAKNNWMSDDWKNQTENIEPLLDMVIANVPAPKVSEGTPQMLITSLDFSSFTGRIAIGRLERGTLKEGMPISLVKRDGKIIKSRIKELHTFEGLGRRKVEEVVAGDICAVVGIEGFEIGDTIADFENPEALQTIAIDEPTMSMLFTINDSPFFGKEGKFVTSRHIRERLTKELEKNLAMKVGETDSADKFMVFGRGVLHLSVLIETMRREGYELQIGQPQVIIKEVDGVKCEPIEELTIDLPENLSGRAVEFVTIRKGEMLSMEGKGERMIIKFNIPSRGIIGLRNQLLTATAGEAIMAHRFIGYEPYKGEIPGRNNGSLISMENGKAIPYSIDKLQDRGKFFVDPNEDIYEGQVIGENTRSDDMTVNVTKTKKLSNVRSSGADDKARIIPAIKFSLEEALEYIQKDEYVEVTPKSLRLRKIYLSETDRKRYKI, from the coding sequence ATGGAATCTATTAGAAACATTGCAATTATTGCCCACGTCGATCACGGTAAAACAACTTTGGTTGATAAAATTATGTATCACTGTCAGTTATTTCGTGAGAACGAAAACACAGGTGATTTAATCTTAGATAATAATGATTTAGAGCGTGAGAGAGGTATTACAATTACTTCTAAAAACGTTTCTGTTCAATATAAAGGAACAAAAATCAATATTATCGATACTCCAGGCCACGCCGATTTTGGAGGTGAAGTTGAACGTGTATTGAACATGGCCGATGGTGTATGTTTACTAGTTGATGCTTTTGAAGGACCAATGCCGCAAACTCGTTTCGTTTTACAAAAAGCGATTGATTTAGGATTGAAACCTTGCGTGGTTATCAATAAAGTAGATAAAGAAAACTGTACTCCAGAAGAAGTTCACGAGAAAGTTTTTGATCTAATGTTCGAATTAGGAGCTACTGAAGAGCAGTTAGATTTCCCAGCGGTTTATGGTTCTGCTAAGAACAACTGGATGTCTGATGATTGGAAAAATCAAACAGAAAACATTGAGCCTTTATTAGACATGGTTATTGCTAATGTTCCTGCTCCAAAAGTTTCTGAAGGAACTCCGCAAATGTTGATTACTTCTTTAGATTTCTCTTCATTTACAGGTCGTATCGCTATCGGACGTCTTGAAAGAGGTACTTTAAAAGAAGGTATGCCAATTTCTTTGGTAAAAAGAGATGGAAAAATCATCAAATCTAGAATTAAAGAATTACACACTTTTGAAGGTTTAGGCCGTAGAAAAGTAGAAGAAGTTGTTGCTGGTGATATTTGTGCTGTTGTAGGTATCGAAGGTTTTGAAATTGGTGATACTATCGCTGATTTTGAAAATCCAGAAGCTTTACAGACAATTGCTATCGACGAGCCAACAATGAGTATGTTGTTTACAATTAACGATTCTCCTTTCTTTGGTAAAGAAGGTAAATTCGTTACTTCTAGACATATTCGTGAAAGATTAACAAAAGAGCTTGAGAAAAACTTAGCGATGAAAGTTGGAGAAACTGATTCTGCTGATAAATTCATGGTATTTGGTCGTGGTGTACTTCACTTATCTGTTCTTATTGAAACAATGAGAAGAGAAGGATATGAGCTTCAAATTGGTCAGCCACAAGTTATCATCAAAGAAGTTGATGGTGTGAAATGTGAGCCAATTGAAGAATTAACTATCGATTTACCAGAAAACCTTTCAGGTAGAGCGGTTGAATTCGTTACTATCCGTAAAGGAGAAATGCTTTCTATGGAAGGTAAAGGTGAGCGTATGATTATTAAATTCAATATTCCATCTCGTGGAATTATCGGTTTAAGAAATCAATTGCTTACTGCAACTGCTGGAGAGGCTATCATGGCACACCGTTTTATCGGTTACGAACCATACAAAGGAGAAATTCCTGGACGTAACAACGGTTCATTAATCTCTATGGAAAACGGAAAAGCTATTCCTTACTCTATCGATAAATTACAAGATCGTGGTAAATTCTTCGTTGATCCTAACGAGGATATCTATGAAGGTCAGGTAATTGGAGAAAATACTCGTAGCGACGATATGACAGTTAACGTTACTAAAACGAAAAAACTTTCTAACGTACGTTCTTCAGGAGCTGATGATAAAGCTAGAATTATTCCAGCTATCAAATTCTCATTAGAAGAAGCTTTAGAGTACATTCAAAAAGATGAGTATGTTGAAGTTACTCCAAAATCTTTACGTTTAAGAAAAATTTACTTAAGCGAAACAGATAGAAAGAGATACAAAATCTAA
- a CDS encoding choice-of-anchor L domain-containing protein: MSQIRVFLILILCCFCYKIRAQDISVNDTATPTDLIQNVLINSSCVDVESVNASGNPTPNQQSYGSFTAGSNFPFPSGIVLSTSPSKNAEGPFNQQGSKGTQVRTWNGDADLNTALGINNSTQATVLEFDFIALTNSISFNYIFASNEYQNNFPCIYSDGFAFLIKEAGSSDNYKNLAVLPNTTTAVSATTVHPKIETINGSGGEPLVGCEAINENYFNGYNTAASPINYAGQTVVMNASTDVIPNKKYHLKLVVADDVTRQYNSAVFIEAGSFVTKINFGEDRTVANSNPVCYGENFSLDTHLSATTYTFKWYKKDASNTYVEIPGALSPSYTVPSSGAYKVEATMNNTACVSVGEITVEFSAQIPSTNTSLLQCDDDTDGVTVFDLTKVANIVKNNDSQITNQGYYETLADAKAKTNPILNPQRYTNKSPNQIVFALLENTYGCNTTAEITLNVSNSVIPNQNPIETCDGDDTQDGLYQFDLSAEVTPQILSGLPAGLLINYFLTSADAITETNPLPNIFKNTTPNSQTIYARAANGPNCYDITPIELIVHTFDPPNFEDEARYLCKGDDMTLSVDSSFSSYMWSNGSTTNSIVINSPGDYSVTVKDANGREKTKKFKIILSEPATITGADVKDFSGNDNTVEIQYTGAGNYEFSLDGKVYQDSSIFTQVTPGVYNAIARDKNGCGLSSSFLIYVLDYPRFFTPNGDGYNDLWVIKNIDQMPDFTISIFDRYGKLLKQMNQNGTGWNGIFNGREMPSDDYWFTLLFVNGKNVKGHFSLKR; encoded by the coding sequence ATGAGTCAAATAAGAGTTTTTCTAATTCTAATTTTGTGCTGTTTTTGCTATAAAATCAGGGCACAGGATATTTCTGTAAATGATACAGCTACTCCAACAGATTTAATCCAGAATGTTTTAATAAATAGTTCTTGTGTTGATGTCGAAAGTGTAAACGCATCAGGAAACCCTACTCCAAATCAACAAAGTTATGGTTCTTTTACAGCTGGCTCAAATTTTCCTTTTCCTAGTGGAATAGTTTTAAGTACTTCTCCCAGTAAAAATGCTGAAGGTCCTTTTAACCAACAAGGTTCTAAAGGCACTCAAGTAAGAACTTGGAATGGTGATGCAGATCTTAATACTGCTTTAGGAATTAACAACAGTACACAAGCAACAGTTTTAGAATTTGATTTTATAGCACTTACCAACTCTATTAGCTTTAATTATATTTTTGCTTCGAATGAATATCAGAATAATTTTCCCTGTATATATTCTGACGGATTTGCTTTCTTAATTAAAGAAGCTGGAAGCAGTGATAATTATAAAAACCTTGCTGTTTTACCCAATACCACTACTGCGGTTTCGGCTACAACAGTACACCCAAAAATTGAAACCATAAATGGCAGTGGCGGAGAACCATTAGTTGGCTGTGAAGCAATAAACGAAAACTATTTCAATGGCTATAATACAGCTGCAAGTCCTATTAATTATGCTGGCCAAACTGTTGTGATGAATGCTTCAACAGATGTAATTCCAAACAAAAAATATCATCTAAAATTGGTTGTTGCCGATGATGTCACCCGACAATACAATTCGGCAGTTTTTATTGAGGCAGGTAGTTTTGTAACTAAAATAAATTTTGGAGAAGATAGAACTGTAGCAAATAGCAATCCTGTTTGTTATGGAGAAAACTTTTCTTTAGATACCCATTTAAGCGCAACGACATATACTTTTAAATGGTATAAAAAAGACGCTTCTAATACTTATGTCGAAATTCCTGGCGCACTATCTCCATCTTATACTGTACCATCATCTGGGGCATATAAAGTAGAAGCGACAATGAACAATACAGCATGTGTTTCTGTTGGAGAAATCACGGTTGAATTTTCTGCTCAAATCCCGTCAACAAATACTTCTTTATTACAATGTGATGATGATACAGATGGGGTTACAGTTTTTGATCTAACTAAAGTCGCTAATATTGTAAAAAACAATGATTCTCAAATTACCAATCAAGGCTATTACGAAACTTTGGCAGATGCAAAGGCAAAAACAAATCCAATTTTAAATCCGCAACGATATACTAACAAGTCACCAAATCAAATTGTTTTTGCACTACTAGAAAACACTTATGGTTGTAATACTACAGCCGAAATCACTCTAAATGTTTCTAATTCTGTCATTCCTAATCAGAACCCAATAGAAACCTGTGATGGAGATGATACTCAAGACGGTTTATATCAATTTGATTTAAGCGCAGAAGTAACTCCTCAAATTTTATCAGGTTTACCTGCAGGATTGCTAATTAATTATTTCTTGACTTCTGCAGATGCAATTACAGAAACTAATCCGTTGCCAAATATTTTTAAAAATACAACTCCAAATAGCCAAACGATTTATGCACGTGCTGCAAACGGCCCTAATTGTTACGATATAACTCCTATAGAATTAATTGTTCACACATTTGATCCTCCTAATTTTGAAGATGAAGCTCGTTATTTATGTAAAGGAGATGATATGACCTTAAGTGTAGATTCTAGTTTTAGCAGTTATATGTGGTCTAATGGAAGTACCACAAATTCTATAGTAATTAATAGTCCTGGAGACTATTCTGTAACTGTAAAAGATGCAAATGGTCGCGAAAAAACTAAAAAATTCAAAATAATTTTATCTGAACCAGCCACAATTACCGGAGCAGACGTAAAGGATTTTTCTGGAAATGACAATACTGTTGAGATCCAGTATACAGGCGCAGGGAATTATGAGTTCTCTCTTGATGGAAAAGTCTATCAGGACAGTTCCATTTTCACACAAGTAACTCCAGGTGTTTATAATGCGATTGCTAGAGATAAAAATGGCTGTGGTTTGTCAAGTTCATTTTTAATATATGTGTTAGATTATCCGCGTTTCTTTACCCCAAACGGAGATGGATATAATGATTTATGGGTAATTAAAAATATTGATCAAATGCCAGATTTTACGATTTCAATTTTTGATCGCTATGGAAAATTGCTAAAACAAATGAATCAAAATGGCACTGGATGGAACGGAATTTTTAATGGTAGAGAAATGCCTTCTGATGATTACTGGTTTACCCTTCTTTTTGTAAATGGAAAAAATGTCAAAGGACACTTTAGTTTAAAGCGATAA
- a CDS encoding ABC transporter ATP-binding protein, producing METILTIENLSKRYGRIQALKNVSFQIQKGRVYGILGPNGSGKSTTLGIVLSVVNKSSGNYSWFDGKVETHEALKKVGAIIERPNFYPYMTAEQNLKLVCKIKNINYSKVNEKLELVGLSERKDSKFSTFSLGMKQRLAIASALLNDPEILILDEPTNGLDPQGIHQIRDIIKKIASHGTTILLASHLLDEVEKVCSQVIVLRKGEVLYSGPVDGMSSNEGFFELQANDNLILKTALQEHPAVDRIAEEDGKVLVYIKSDLSASDLNQFLFSKNIVLSHLVKRKNSLEAQFLELTKNAIAQKN from the coding sequence TTGGAAACCATATTAACCATTGAGAATTTAAGTAAAAGATACGGCCGAATTCAGGCTTTGAAAAATGTATCTTTTCAAATACAAAAAGGTCGCGTTTATGGCATTCTAGGGCCAAACGGCAGCGGAAAATCGACTACATTAGGAATTGTTTTGAGTGTTGTCAACAAGTCGTCTGGCAATTATAGCTGGTTTGATGGCAAAGTAGAAACGCATGAGGCTTTAAAAAAGGTTGGCGCTATTATAGAAAGACCAAATTTTTATCCGTACATGACGGCCGAACAAAACCTAAAACTGGTTTGCAAAATCAAAAACATCAATTATTCTAAAGTTAACGAAAAACTAGAATTAGTTGGTTTGAGTGAAAGAAAAGACAGCAAGTTCAGTACTTTTTCTTTAGGAATGAAACAGCGTTTGGCCATTGCATCAGCACTTTTAAACGATCCCGAAATTTTAATTCTAGACGAACCAACCAACGGATTAGATCCACAAGGAATTCATCAAATTCGAGATATCATAAAAAAAATTGCATCTCACGGAACGACAATTTTATTGGCTTCTCATTTATTGGACGAAGTAGAGAAAGTGTGCTCGCAAGTAATTGTTTTAAGAAAAGGCGAAGTTTTATATTCTGGACCTGTTGACGGAATGTCTTCAAACGAAGGTTTCTTTGAACTACAAGCCAATGACAATTTAATTCTAAAAACTGCTTTACAGGAACATCCTGCTGTAGATAGAATTGCTGAAGAAGACGGAAAAGTTTTAGTTTATATAAAATCTGATTTATCGGCTTCAGACTTAAATCAGTTCTTGTTTTCTAAAAACATTGTTTTAAGCCATTTAGTAAAACGCAAAAACAGTTTAGAAGCACAATTTTTAGAGTTAACCAAAAACGCCATCGCCCAAAAAAACTAA
- a CDS encoding SdiA-regulated domain-containing protein — translation MKKSFLVICSIALLACQKQSGSDLKELYSLPKKLKEVSGITYFPESNILYTLEDSGNKNAIYAIDSKGKIAKTITISNATNVDWEDITKDKNGNIYIGDFGNNDNERRDLCIYKVAKNQLNNDVAKAEYKISFSYPEQKEFPPKKKEMFYDVEGFFEQNGYFYLFTKNRSKGFDGTAFIYKIKNAVGTQKAVKIGEFKTCNNYNHCVLTSASISPDGKKVALLSHDKVLLFKDFKGDLFHTGKQTELNLNHFSQKEAIVFKDNNTLLIADEKTNKIGGKVYEFKL, via the coding sequence ATGAAAAAATCTTTTTTAGTTATTTGCTCAATTGCTTTACTAGCTTGCCAGAAACAATCTGGCTCTGATTTAAAAGAACTTTATTCGCTACCTAAAAAATTGAAAGAAGTTTCGGGAATTACTTATTTTCCAGAAAGCAATATTCTCTACACTTTGGAAGATAGCGGAAACAAAAACGCCATTTATGCAATTGATTCTAAAGGTAAAATAGCTAAAACAATCACAATCTCAAATGCAACAAATGTTGATTGGGAAGATATTACAAAAGATAAAAATGGAAATATCTACATTGGAGATTTTGGAAATAATGATAATGAAAGACGTGATTTATGCATTTATAAAGTAGCAAAAAATCAATTGAATAATGATGTGGCTAAAGCCGAATATAAAATCTCATTCTCATATCCAGAACAAAAAGAATTTCCTCCAAAGAAAAAAGAAATGTTCTATGATGTTGAAGGTTTTTTTGAACAAAACGGTTATTTCTATCTTTTTACCAAAAACAGAAGCAAAGGTTTTGACGGAACTGCGTTTATCTACAAAATCAAAAATGCCGTAGGAACTCAGAAAGCAGTAAAGATTGGAGAATTTAAAACATGCAACAATTATAATCATTGTGTGCTGACAAGTGCTTCAATTAGTCCAGATGGAAAAAAAGTAGCCTTATTAAGTCATGACAAAGTGCTTTTGTTTAAAGATTTTAAAGGTGATTTATTCCACACAGGAAAACAAACAGAATTAAATCTAAATCACTTTTCGCAAAAAGAAGCCATAGTTTTTAAAGATAACAACACCTTACTTATAGCCGACGAAAAAACAAATAAAATAGGAGGAAAGGTTTATGAGTTCAAGCTTTAA
- a CDS encoding metallophosphoesterase: MKLFLDNHFIAKIKNYSLAIMALFIVYSCATRKPQYGKNVSATETENATDTIQIAHTFFLVGDAGNADEEQAQHTLELLHQKLKKASKKSTLLFLGDNIYPKGFPGNKHPEDKALAETKLTNQLKLTKDFKGKTIVIPGNHDWYSGIKGLERQADFVTKYLNDKKSFLPRKSCPIETVKIDSTTALIVVDSEWFLENWNDHPTINDNCEIKTREAFFEELEGQLNKNQEKTVVLAIHHPLLSNGTHGGQFSLEKQLFPLEQKIPLPVIGSFINLLRKTSGVSPQDIQNKQYTIYAKRIKTLLQKQKNVIVVSGHDHNLQYISKENIQQIISGAGSKSEAARAISPYDFSYGGNGYATLTMYKSGDAKVSYYGNENNKEKLLFEREIIKAKEINWASDIPNNFPAKVTTSIYSPKMTQKGAFHRFLFGQHYRKYYSLPIEATTATVDTLKGGLKPIREGGGHQSVSLRMADPQGREFIMRAMKKSATVFLQSVAFKDQYVVNDFEKTYAEDFLFDFYTTSHPYASFVIGEMSDQIGLRHTNPILYYIPKQNGLGEFNASFGDQLYMVEERPADNHLDGKNFGKPSNIIGTDDMMLNLHKDEKYVVDEKEYIKARLFDILIGDWDRHSDQWRWAEYKEDGKVIYRPIPRDRDQAFVKYDGALLSLLMNMPPLRHMRSFKGDRINVKWLGREPYPMDLAFLRTAEEKEWVEQAKYIQENLTDADIDEAFKNMPKEVQDGTVDEIKAKLKRRKKDLQKYAREYSDVLNRTVMIAGTDKKDKFVLNHNVKKGIEIQVFRIKKEGDELLYAKNVTEDKTKNLWIYGLDDNDVFEVKGNEKSNIKIRLLGGQNNDTYNIENGRKVIVYDFKSKENTYNLDSKTQTQLTDDYDVNLYNYEKPKYNVIAGLPNIGYNPDDGVKMGVNVNYTVNNFKQNPYTQKHIFNAFYYFATGGLEFNYACTFPWFIRKMGY; encoded by the coding sequence ATGAAATTGTTTTTGGATAATCATTTTATTGCTAAGATTAAAAATTACTCTTTGGCAATTATGGCCCTATTCATCGTTTATTCTTGTGCAACGCGCAAACCTCAATACGGAAAAAATGTTAGTGCCACTGAAACAGAAAACGCTACAGATACGATACAAATTGCACATACTTTTTTTCTTGTTGGAGATGCTGGAAATGCCGATGAAGAGCAAGCACAGCATACACTGGAGCTTTTACATCAAAAGTTAAAAAAAGCGAGCAAAAAATCGACGCTTCTTTTTTTAGGCGACAATATTTATCCGAAAGGTTTTCCTGGCAACAAACATCCTGAAGACAAAGCCTTAGCAGAAACCAAACTGACCAATCAATTAAAATTGACCAAAGACTTTAAAGGAAAAACAATTGTAATTCCTGGAAATCATGACTGGTACAGTGGCATTAAAGGTTTAGAACGTCAGGCCGATTTTGTTACAAAATATTTAAACGATAAAAAAAGTTTTCTTCCGAGAAAATCATGCCCTATTGAAACTGTAAAAATTGACAGCACTACAGCTTTGATAGTTGTTGATAGTGAATGGTTTCTAGAAAATTGGAACGATCATCCGACTATAAATGACAATTGCGAAATTAAAACCAGAGAAGCTTTTTTTGAAGAACTTGAAGGTCAATTGAACAAAAATCAAGAAAAAACAGTTGTCTTAGCAATTCACCATCCGTTACTAAGCAATGGAACACATGGCGGTCAATTTTCGTTAGAAAAACAATTATTCCCTTTAGAACAAAAAATTCCTCTTCCTGTAATTGGCTCATTCATCAATTTATTGCGAAAAACATCTGGCGTTAGTCCGCAGGATATTCAAAACAAGCAATACACAATTTATGCAAAGAGAATTAAAACGCTTTTGCAAAAACAGAAAAATGTAATAGTTGTTTCTGGACACGACCATAACCTTCAATACATAAGCAAAGAAAATATTCAGCAGATTATTAGTGGCGCAGGATCAAAATCTGAAGCCGCAAGAGCCATCAGTCCTTATGATTTTTCGTATGGAGGAAATGGTTATGCTACATTGACTATGTATAAAAGTGGCGATGCTAAAGTTTCTTATTATGGAAATGAAAACAACAAAGAGAAACTTCTTTTTGAGCGTGAAATTATAAAAGCCAAAGAAATCAACTGGGCTTCAGATATTCCAAATAATTTTCCTGCAAAAGTCACTACTTCGATTTATTCACCAAAAATGACTCAAAAAGGTGCGTTTCACAGATTTTTATTTGGCCAGCATTATAGAAAATATTACAGTCTTCCTATTGAAGCTACAACGGCAACTGTAGATACATTAAAAGGAGGTTTAAAACCAATTCGTGAAGGTGGCGGACATCAATCGGTTTCATTAAGAATGGCAGATCCTCAAGGGCGTGAGTTTATCATGCGCGCAATGAAAAAAAGCGCAACAGTGTTTTTACAATCAGTTGCTTTTAAAGACCAATACGTGGTAAATGATTTCGAGAAAACATATGCCGAAGATTTCTTATTTGATTTTTACACCACTTCTCATCCTTATGCTTCTTTTGTTATTGGCGAAATGTCTGATCAAATTGGTTTAAGACATACGAATCCTATTTTATATTATATCCCGAAGCAAAATGGTTTGGGAGAATTTAATGCAAGCTTTGGAGATCAATTATATATGGTCGAAGAAAGACCTGCTGATAATCATTTGGATGGAAAAAATTTCGGAAAACCAAGCAACATCATCGGAACTGACGATATGATGCTAAATCTTCATAAAGATGAAAAATATGTGGTTGATGAAAAAGAATATATAAAAGCTCGTTTATTTGACATTCTTATAGGAGATTGGGACAGACATAGTGATCAATGGCGTTGGGCTGAATATAAAGAAGATGGAAAAGTAATTTATAGACCAATTCCGAGAGATCGTGACCAAGCTTTTGTAAAATATGATGGTGCTTTGCTTTCACTTTTAATGAACATGCCTCCCCTTCGTCATATGCGATCTTTTAAAGGTGACAGGATCAATGTGAAATGGCTTGGCAGAGAACCTTACCCAATGGATTTGGCTTTTCTAAGAACTGCTGAAGAAAAAGAATGGGTGGAACAGGCCAAATATATTCAAGAAAACTTAACTGATGCAGATATTGATGAGGCTTTTAAAAACATGCCAAAAGAGGTTCAGGATGGAACAGTCGATGAAATCAAAGCAAAATTAAAAAGAAGAAAAAAAGATCTTCAAAAGTATGCTCGTGAATATTCTGATGTTTTAAACAGAACTGTGATGATTGCCGGAACAGACAAGAAAGATAAGTTTGTTTTGAATCATAATGTAAAAAAGGGGATTGAAATTCAGGTTTTCAGAATTAAAAAAGAAGGCGATGAATTGCTTTATGCCAAAAATGTAACCGAGGACAAAACCAAAAATCTTTGGATTTATGGATTAGATGATAATGATGTTTTTGAAGTAAAAGGAAATGAGAAATCAAACATAAAAATTCGTTTGCTTGGTGGCCAAAACAATGATACTTACAATATTGAAAACGGAAGAAAGGTTATTGTTTACGATTTCAAATCAAAAGAAAACACTTATAATCTAGATTCTAAAACACAAACGCAGTTAACAGACGATTACGATGTTAATTTATATAACTACGAAAAACCTAAGTACAATGTAATTGCGGGACTTCCAAACATTGGGTATAATCCTGATGATGGCGTAAAAATGGGAGTCAACGTAAATTATACGGTAAATAATTTCAAACAGAATCCGTACACGCAAAAGCATATTTTTAATGCATTTTACTATTTTGCTACTGGCGGTTTAGAGTTTAATTATGCTTGCACATTTCCCTGGTTTATTAGGAAAATGGGTTATTGA